The following proteins are co-located in the Primulina tabacum isolate GXHZ01 chromosome 11, ASM2559414v2, whole genome shotgun sequence genome:
- the LOC142519665 gene encoding uncharacterized protein LOC142519665, whose translation MRNSPRGEPGRRREPELERKKNSPPATGLIKMISGGSTDGDSNRARKSRSKRECMEVEGMRKNEAVISFGPEDLKGVNLPYNDALVIQARVANYDILRVFIDSSSSVNVIFKDAFVQMDLQGYHLETVETALFGIAGHVVYPEGEIILPLTLGP comes from the coding sequence ATGAGGAATAGTCCGAGAGGAGAGCCCGGGAGAAGAAGAGAGCCCGAGCTTGAGAGAAAAAAGAATTCACCTCCTGCTACGGGGTTGATAAAAATGATATCGGGAGGCTCTACGGACGGAGACTCCAACCGGGCGAGGAAGTCGAGGAGTAAGAGGGAGTGTATGGAGGTAGAAGGAATGAGGAAGAACGAGGCGGTCATCAGTTTTGGCCCCGAGGATTTAAAGGGAGTGAATCTACCCTATAATGATGCCTTGGTGATCCAAGCCCGGGTGGCAAATTATGACATTCTGAGAGTCTTTATTGACTCGAGCAGCtctgtaaatgtaatttttaaagatgcctttgtgcagatggatttgcagggATATCACTTGGAAACTGTGGAAACGGCCCTCTTTGGCATTGCTGGCCATGTGGTCTACCCGGAAGGGGAGATTATCTTACCACTAACCCTGGGCCCCTAG